In a single window of the Hoyosella subflava DQS3-9A1 genome:
- a CDS encoding flavin monoamine oxidase family protein, producing the protein MTAAPLLTMLVPDFPFSYDEYLSHRAGLGSIPQDAQGTEVAVIGAGMAGLVAAHELMRLGLRPVVYESAHLGGRMRSVRFDGPESPAADLGAMRFPASGRAFFHYVDACDVSTRPFPNPLSQATSSTVIELAGVRHYAQTIQDLPPLFRDVAAAWADCLDEVGRETIQAAISARDTRAIKLLWNELVGRLDDESFYGFLARSRAFRAAPFSFRETFGQVGFGTGGWDTDFPNSILEVLRVVFTNADIDQRRIIGGADTVARALWKHPAQGLMHWPHGTSLAALHPAGPRVGVKAVHRVSPTAISVEDRLGNSATYPAVVATCQTWLLSAQIDCDESLFSQELWAAMERSHYMQSSKTFVMVDRPFWLDRDPSTGRDVMSMTLTDRLTRATYLLDDGPDRPALICLSYTWNDDALKWLALDPDERVRLMLHSLRKIYPDVDIAAHIRGKPITVSWESDPNFMGAFGNNLPGHYRYQRRLFTHFMQDNFLDRHRGIYIAGDDISFTSGWAEGAVTTALNAVWAVQKQLGGQSHSENPGPGDRFHELAPVDLDSISEQTK; encoded by the coding sequence ATGACAGCTGCGCCGCTGCTCACGATGCTCGTTCCGGACTTCCCGTTCTCGTACGACGAGTACCTATCGCATCGAGCGGGTCTCGGCTCCATACCTCAGGATGCCCAGGGGACGGAAGTGGCGGTCATCGGAGCCGGAATGGCCGGTCTCGTCGCGGCCCATGAACTAATGCGCCTCGGTTTACGTCCCGTCGTGTACGAATCTGCTCACCTCGGCGGTCGGATGCGCAGCGTACGGTTCGATGGCCCAGAATCCCCGGCGGCTGATCTCGGGGCCATGCGTTTCCCCGCGTCAGGCCGAGCGTTCTTCCACTACGTCGATGCGTGCGACGTCAGCACGAGGCCTTTCCCGAATCCGCTGTCGCAAGCGACATCCAGCACCGTCATCGAACTTGCCGGAGTGCGGCACTACGCGCAGACGATTCAGGACCTTCCTCCGCTTTTCCGCGACGTCGCCGCAGCCTGGGCAGACTGCCTCGATGAGGTAGGCCGCGAAACGATCCAGGCCGCAATCAGTGCGCGTGACACGCGTGCGATCAAACTGCTCTGGAACGAGCTCGTCGGTCGACTCGATGACGAGTCCTTCTACGGATTCTTAGCCCGATCACGTGCTTTCCGGGCTGCCCCATTTTCGTTCCGCGAGACATTCGGTCAAGTCGGATTCGGCACGGGCGGATGGGATACCGATTTCCCTAACTCCATCCTTGAAGTACTGCGGGTGGTGTTCACCAACGCGGACATCGATCAACGGCGCATCATCGGGGGAGCGGACACCGTCGCGCGCGCGCTGTGGAAGCACCCAGCACAGGGCCTGATGCACTGGCCACACGGAACTTCGCTCGCCGCGTTGCACCCAGCTGGTCCACGGGTAGGTGTGAAGGCGGTGCACCGCGTATCACCCACAGCAATCAGCGTCGAGGACCGCCTGGGGAACTCGGCCACGTACCCGGCCGTCGTCGCGACATGCCAGACGTGGTTGCTTTCTGCACAAATCGACTGCGACGAATCCCTTTTCAGTCAGGAACTCTGGGCGGCAATGGAACGCAGTCACTACATGCAGTCGTCCAAAACGTTCGTGATGGTGGACCGGCCGTTCTGGCTTGACCGGGACCCAAGCACCGGCCGGGACGTCATGAGCATGACGCTCACGGACCGGCTAACCAGAGCAACCTACCTCCTCGACGACGGGCCAGACCGGCCGGCCTTGATTTGCCTGAGCTACACCTGGAATGACGATGCGTTGAAGTGGCTCGCGCTGGACCCAGATGAACGTGTTCGCCTCATGCTGCACTCATTACGGAAGATCTACCCTGACGTCGACATAGCAGCGCACATTCGTGGCAAACCGATCACCGTCTCGTGGGAAAGCGATCCGAACTTCATGGGTGCCTTCGGAAATAATCTTCCCGGGCACTACAGATACCAGCGCCGGTTGTTTACCCACTTTATGCAGGACAACTTCCTCGACCGCCACCGCGGCATCTACATCGCGGGAGATGACATCTCATTCACGTCTGGCTGGGCGGAGGGAGCAGTAACCACTGCCCTGAACGCAGTATGGGCGGTCCAGAAACAGCTTGGCGGGCAGTCTCATTCCGAGAATCCAGGCCCGGGTGACCGGTTTCACGAGCTTGCACCCGTGGATCTCGATAGCATTTCCGAACAGACCAAATGA
- a CDS encoding SDR family oxidoreductase, with protein MPVALITGASRGLGAAIAQELESTHSLLLGGRDAEALTPLADHLPNAQPWTVDLTDHDAVERAARQIEELDVLVHNAGFARIGSIEDTSLDTWRTTMEVNLFAVVHLTRVLLPALRRAGGHVVLINSGAGLRVNPGWSAYAASKFALRAFSDALRAEEPSLRVTSIHPGRIDTDMQRAIISAEGKDEYNPDDFLKTSTVALAVGNAIRTPRDAHPTEVMLRPATR; from the coding sequence ATGCCTGTCGCCCTCATTACCGGAGCAAGCCGCGGCTTAGGTGCTGCGATCGCCCAGGAACTCGAATCCACACACAGCCTCCTCCTCGGTGGCCGCGATGCTGAGGCGCTGACACCCCTGGCAGATCATCTGCCGAACGCTCAACCCTGGACAGTGGATCTGACCGACCACGACGCAGTTGAGCGAGCAGCACGCCAAATCGAAGAGCTCGACGTTCTGGTGCACAACGCCGGTTTTGCGCGTATCGGATCCATCGAAGACACATCGCTAGACACATGGCGCACCACAATGGAAGTGAACCTCTTTGCGGTAGTCCACCTCACACGCGTCCTGCTCCCGGCGCTGCGACGGGCGGGGGGTCACGTAGTTCTCATCAACTCAGGAGCCGGACTGCGCGTCAACCCTGGCTGGAGCGCTTACGCTGCCTCGAAGTTTGCGTTGAGAGCGTTCTCCGACGCCTTGCGAGCCGAAGAGCCATCGCTGCGGGTTACCTCGATCCACCCGGGCCGAATCGACACCGATATGCAGCGCGCGATCATCAGCGCCGAGGGGAAGGACGAGTACAACCCTGACGATTTCCTCAAGACATCGACGGTTGCGCTGGCCGTGGGAAATGCCATTCGCACTCCCCGCGATGCCCACCCGACAGAAGTGATGCTCCGGCCAGCCACACGCTAG